In Pasteurella dagmatis, the sequence AAAATCCGACCGCACTTTTCAGCATTTTAGAGACACTTAAATAAGGAAAGACTATGATCATTACGACAACCCCAAATGTAGAAGGAAAACAAATTACAGAGTATAAACAAATGGTATTCGGTGAAGTGGTTGCAGGTTCAAACTTTATTCGTGACTTCTTTGCCGGCATTACCGATATTCTAGGTGGCCGCTCTGGTGCTTATGAATCAAAAATTGCACGTGCTCGTGAAGAAGCTCTAGAAGAATTACAAAAAAATGCCAAACGCGTTGGCGCAAATGCGGTTGTTGGCGTAGAAGTTAATTACACGTCAATTACAGGCGAAGGCAAAAGTATGTTTATGATCGTGGCAAGTGGTACAGCCGTGGTGGTGCGTTAGTGAATTCACTACAACTTCCACCACTTAGTTTATATATTCATATTCCTTGGTGCGTACAAAAATGCCCTTACTGTGACTTCAACTCGCACGCACAAAAAGGGCAAATTCCTGAGCAGGAATACATCCAACATTTGTTACAAGATCTTCAACAAGATCTGCAACACTACAAACACAGTGTTCAAGATCGTACCCTCTACTCTATTTTTATTGGTGGGGGTACGCCAAGCCTCTTTTCAGCAGAAGGTATTCAACAACTGCTCTCTGGCGTTGAGCAACTTATCCCATTTAAATCTGATATTGAAATCACTCTGGAAGCTAACCCCGGTACAGCCGAAGCTGAACGTTTTAAAGGCTATGTGAAGGCTGGTGTCACCCGTATTTCAATGGGAATCCAAAGTTTTAACGATGATAAGCTTAAGCGTTTAGGCAGAATTCACAATGCACAAGAAGCCAAAAGTGCGGTCAATTTTGCCAAAGTTTCTGGGCTAAAAAGTTTTAACTTAGATCTAATGCACGGCTTACCTAATCAAACACTTACAGAAGCACTGGACGATTTAAAACAGGCGATTAAATTAGATCCGCCGCATTTGTCTTGGTATCAACTCACTATTGAGCCCAATACAATGTTTGCCTATCGTCCGCCTGTATTACCCGATGACGATGAACTTTGGGATATTTTTGAACAAGGTCATCAACTGCTCACCGATGCAGGCTATGTGCAATACGAAACTTCAGCTTACGCGAAGCCTGATTTTCAATGCCAACATAACTTAAATTATTGGCGATTTGGTGATTATCTTGCTATTGGTTGTGGTGCACACGGCAAAATGAGTTTTGAAAATGGCGATATTCTTCGCTATTCAAAAACTAAGCACCCTAAGGGCTATATGCGTGGTGAATATCTCTATGAAGAGAAGCACGTCGTCGCTGAGGATCGCCCTTTTGAATTTTTTATGAACCGTTTTCGCTTATTGGAAGCTGTGCCTAAAGCAGAGTTCATCCAATTTACTGGATTAAGAGAAAAAAATATCAGAGAACAAATTCAATGGGCATTGGGAAAAAATTATATCGTAGAAACTCACCACACTTGGCAAGTGACAAAAAAGGGCAAGTTTTTTTTGAATGAATTACTGGAAGAATTTTTACCTAAATAGGCTTGTTAATCGGAATAATTAAGATTAAAGTATTCCCTTATCATAATATACGCAAACGATTACGTGAATTTTGAAATAATAAAAATCAGTTAACAAATTTCACCAAAATACAAAATGAAGGAATCACAATGGATCAACTTGAAATGAAAAAACAAGCTGCTAAAGCTGCGCTTAAATATGTCAAACCAGACACCATTGTAGGTGTGGGCAGTGGCTCAACAGTGAATTGTTTCATTGAAGCACTTGGTGCAATGAAAAATGAAATTAAAGGGGCAGTTGCTGCATCAAAAGCCTCTGAAGAATTATTAAGAAAACAAGGCATTGAGGTCTTTAGTGCAAACGAAGTCTCAAGTTTAGATATTTATGTTGATGGCGCAGATGAAGTCAATCCACAAAAGATGATGATCAAAGGTGGCGGTGCAGCATTAACACGTGAAAAAATCGTAGCGGCATTAGCGAAAAAATTCATTTGTATCGTAGATAAAAGCAAACAAGTTGATGTGTTAGGTTCAACATTTGCTTTACCTGTTGAAGTCATTCCAATGGCTCGCTCACAAGTTGCACGCAAATTAGTGTCGTTAGGCGGTTCACCAGAATATCGAGAAGGCGTGGTCACTGATAACGGTAATGTCATTTTAGATGTTTACAATTTTGCTATTATGAACCCTGTTGAAATGGAAAAAGAATTAAATAACGTCGCAGGTGTCGTGACTAATGGTATTTTTGCCCTACGTGCTGCTGATATTATTATTGTTGGCACACCTGAAGGTGCAAAAATTATCGAATAACAACAAAGGAAAGCAAATATGACAACTAAAGTCTCACTCGACAAATCAAAAATTAAATTTTTACTTCTGGAAGGCGTTCACCAAAGCGCCTTAGAAGTATTGCAAAATGCGGGCTATACCAACATTGAGTATCACAAAAAAGCCCTTGATGATGAGGAATTAAAAGCAGCAATTAAAGACGCACACTTTGTGGGTATTCGCTCACGTACATTTTTAACGGCTGACGTGTTAGCACACGCACAAAAACTCATCGCAGTTGGCTGTTTCTGTATTGGCACTAACCAAGTAGATCTTAACGCTGCAAAATTGCTTGGGATTCCTGTATTCAATGCACCATTCTCAAACACACGTTCTGTGGCAGAATTAGTACTAGGTGAAATTCTCGTACTAATGCGTAACGTACCACAAGCGAATGCTGAAGTACATCGTGGTATTTGGAATAAATCAGCGGCAGGCTCACACGAAGTGCGTGGAAAAAAACTGGGGATCATTGGTTACGGTCATATTGGTTCACAATTAAGTATTATTGCCGAATCCCTTGGTATGCGTGTATTTTTCTATGATATTGAAAACAAATTACCACTTGGTAATGCTCAGCAAGTACGTTCTTTAGATGAATTATTAGCAATGAGCGATGTAGTGTCTTTACACGTACCAGAAAATGCCTCAACTAAAAACCTAATCAATGCAACACGTATAGCACAATTAAAAGAGGGGGCAATTTTAATTAATGCGGCACGTGGAACAGTCGTAGACATTGATGCATTAGCACAAGCCCTTGAAAGTGGTAAAGTACGTGGTGCTGCGTTAGACGTATTCCCTGAAGAACCTGCATCTATTCAAGAAGAATTTGTTTCACCATTACGTGCATTTGATAATGTGATCCTAACGCCACACATTGGTGGTTCAACATCAGAAGCACAGGAAAATATCGGTTCAGAAGTTTCTGGCAAATTCGTGAAATATTCAGATAACGGTTCTACCCTTTCTGCGGTAAACTTCCCTGAAGTATCATTACCAGAACACAGTGGTACAAAACGTTTATTACACATTCACCACAACAAACCGGGTGTGTTAAACCAAATCAACCAAGTATTTGTGAACGCTAACGTGAATATTGCTGCACAATATTTACAAACTGACCCTAGTATTGGTTATGTGGTAATTGATGTTGAAACAGAAGAAACCTCATCATTATTAACGCAATTAAAAGAGATCGACGGCACAATCCGTGCACGCGTGTTGTACTAATCAGTCAGGTAATCCCGCTATTATGTAGCAGTTGCACAAAGATTTAACTCAATGTTTCTGCTACATTTTTCTTACTCCATTGTAATTTAAAGGTAAGAAAAAATGAATGCATTAGAAAAGTTATTGATTGAAGAAATTTCACTTGCAGAACAAGAAAGAGCTGAATTTGAAGCAAAGATAAAGGGATTAAATCAGAAAATTTTAAACTATCGAGCTGCCCTGAACCACGCAAGGGATTCAGATTTTTCATTAAGTAAGAAATCCGCTTTCAGTCATCACCACGTCAATTAGTGGAGCATATTCTTAAAAAGCAACCTGAAAAATGGTTTCATACGAATGAAATTACTCTCCAAGCACTGAAATTCGATAATCAGTCTATTGATAACGGTGTGCCACGTTTACATTTACAAACCTAAATCATCTTGTTAAACATTCATTGGTTGAGAAAAAGCTAGAAAGGAAAACGTGTTACTGGCGTTTAAAGGCAAGATAGTTCCTTCAATTTCCATCGTATATCAGTAATTCTTGTAATATCCTCTACTACGCCTTATTAAGCCAATGCTTCGCACCAAGCACTGAAACAGTATGTTGTGGTTAAATGATTGGTTCGTACATATCACCTAATAAAAGATAAGTATTTCTCAACAGTAAAACCACTTATTACTATCAAACACTTTTATTCATTAGTAATGAATAGTTTTATTTTTTGGTATAGCAAAGAATATGATTTTATCGTTTACCCTAGTGTTGCCGACTTATAATGAAGCCAAGTGAACCTTACAATCGCTAAAAAATTAAATCCACCCTGAAACAAAAAAGATGCCTTGATTCGCTTTGTGATGTATAGGCTCAAACAAGCCAACCAAGCAAACCGTCTGAGATAGAAGTTGATAGTATGCTTTCTTCATTTTGCAAATTTTCAGATAAATGTGGTTGCTTGCAGATTGGAAATGCCGTTTGAAAACCAAATTCAGACGGCATTCAAACCCCCTTTTATCACGGCAAAAGCGGTAATCCCAATTCGCTTAAAAACGCATTATGTTTCGCTGTTGCCGCTTTGATTTTTTCGTCCAATGCCGTTAAGTTTTGGTGGTTGGCGGTCAAATCAATTTCGGGTTCTGCCACAACATTGCTGACATAACGGGCGATATTCAAATTGCCGCCGTTGTCTTCAATTTCCTGCATAGAAACCCGTCTGGCGTAGCCTTGTTCCTCTTTGCGGAATTGGTAGCAATCAACGATTTTATCAATATGCTCATCGGTTAAACGGTTTTGCCGTTTGCCTTTTTCAAAATCATCAGCCGCGTTGATAAACAAGACATCATCATCTTTCTTGCATTTTTTCAACACCAAAACACACACAGGAATGCCTGTAGAATAAAACAGATTGGCAGGTAGCCCGATAATAGTGTCAATATGCCCGTCTTTCAGCAATTTTTTGCGGATTTTTTCTTCTGCACCGCTGCGGAACAATACGCCGTGCGGCAGGATAATCGCCATTGTGCCGTTATCGCTTAAAAAGTGGAAACCGTGCAGCAAAAAAGCGAAATCCGCTGCCGATTTTGGTGCAAGACCGTAATTTTTAAAACGAAAATCGTTCGCCAACTCTTCTTTGGGCTCCCAGCGGTAGCTGAATGGAGGGTTGGCAATGACGGCATCAAATGTCAATTTTTTAGCAGGATTGGTTTCGTTCAATATATCCCAATCATTAAGCAGGGAATCGCCATGATGGATCGAAAATTCCGTGTCTTTTACCCCGTGCAACAACATATTCATTCGTGCCAAGTTGTAAGTGGTGATGTTTTTTTCCTGCCCATAAATTTTGCCGATATGTCCGTTGTTTTGTGCCATTTGATGACGCACATTCAACAGCAAAGAACCTGAGCCACAGGCAAAATCCAGCACATTGTCCAGTTTTATCTTATTGCCGCTGGCGGGATTTTGGCTGTCCAGCGTAACAATACGGGATAAAACGGTAGAAACTTGTTGTGGCGTATAAAACTCGCCTGCTTTTTTGCCTGAACCCGAAGCAAATTGGGCAATCAAATATTCGTAAGCATCGCCCAATGCGTCACTGTCGGTGGAAAATTCGCTGATGCCCTCGGCAATGCATTTCACGATTTCAACTAATCTGTCGTTACGCTTATCATAGTTTTTTCCCAGTTTTTCCGAGTTGAGATTGATTTCGGAAAACAATCCGCCAAAAGTGCTTTCAAAAGATTCGTTTTCAATATATTTAAAGCCTTGCTGCAAAGTATTGAGCAGTTGATCGCTTTGAATTCGTGCCAATTCGGCAACGCTGCCCCATAAAAATTCGGGTTTAATCACATAATGTACCTTGCGGCGCATCTGTTTTTCAAAATCGGCGACAAAATCGGCGTTTTCGCCATACCACACCGAAAGCGGCGTGCGTCTGTCGTCATCCGCCAACTGCGGATAATCTTTGCCCAGCTCTTTTTGGGCGGCTAGCTCGTAGTTATCGGACAGATAACGTAAAAATAAAAACGACAGCATATAATCGCGGAAATCGTCGGCATTCATCGCACCGCGGAGCTGGTCGGCAATCGCCCACAGGGTTTTGCCTAACTGGTTGAGTTGTTCTTGGGTCATGAGTGTGTTTCTCTAAATGAATCAGGCGTTAAATCTGAATGAAACGGATAAGTTTCCAACAAAGTTTTTAAAACGGTTTTAAATTTTTCTTTATTGTCAGGCAGCATTTCTTTGGGTTCAAAAACAGAATAACCGCCGTGATTTAATACAGGAATCAGGCGTTCGTAAAATTCGGCATCTTCAAGCTGAATACATTTTTTAAAACCTGCCAAACCGTGAAAATTTGCCGTTTTCTCCATAATATTCCGCAAAATGTTGAAATGATACGGATATATCGGCTCATCTTTATCCAATGTATCTTTTAATATTTTCAGCATCGCAACGTGATACAGGCTGGCCGTATCGCCTTCCAGTTTGAGGAAAGCGTATTGGTCGGAATCGTTTTTGGACAATAAATATTTGGGTGCTTTATTCAACTCGTTACACAGCACATTGAAAAATAAACCATGATGGGTAGAAATAATGAACCGAATATCTTGTCCTACTTTGTAATCTTCTGTTTTATAACTTTTCAGCATTATTGCCAAATTGTGTGCGACAGACACCGCATAATTATCGTCCAGCGATGAAATCGGGTCGTCAATATAAACATATTTGACCCATTCATAAGGCGAACCTTCTTGTTTGTCCAAACTCAATTGCAAGATTGCCAAGAAAAAGCACCAAATAAATATATGCTCTTCGCCTCGGGAAACCTTGATATTGTCATCAGAATTTTCAGGGCGGAAAAAGGCAACTTCCCAACGTTCTATTTGTTCTTGATTCCCTTTTTTGCAGTTTTCTTTGCTAATCCGAAAATCAAAATCCACATATTTTTGCAGCAACGGACGGATTCGGGTATCCAGTTCCAATTCCCACATACCGGCAAAAAAGCGGGACGAATCGTTTAACACCAATACACGATCGGTATCGTTTTCCAAATCATTGTCCCAAAAGAACAAATCCTCGGTAAACGCATTAAAATACAGCGTATCCCGCTGCTCATCTTGTTTGCCAATATCTTTAAATGCCATTGATAAGCGAGTCTTGCCCGTACCGTTATGGGCAAAAATCAACTGGCATTTGGATTGTTGGTTTCTCAGGCGTCTTGCCAAATCATTTAAATCGACCAAATCCTTAAACGGATCGTCTTTGGGTGCGTTATTCTTAGCCATAGTTATTTTTATTTTTGCAAAATTTTGTTGAAATTCCACCGCTTGTTTATTGCAGGGTCGGGAACAACTGCTGCATCAAGCCTTTTTTATGGGTTTTCAGACGGCATATCTGCTGGTTTTGTTCGCTGATAAGGCTGTCTAAGGATGACAGGCAATTGGCGATGGCTTGTTGTTCTTCGGGGGGTGGGAGTGCAATTATATAGTTCTCAAAAAATTGAGCTGGCACACGTTGCTGACCAGCAGAACCTGTCATTGATTTTTTCCCTTTAATCAATAATGTATCTGAATAAAGATAAGAAAATAAGAAATTCGGGTTACAGTTATTTTGAGATCTAATTACATGAAATTCCGTACTACCAAAACCATAACCATTTTCTAAATCATTAAGTAATGCAGCTTTACCATTTTCAAAGCACGGTGTTATTTTGGCAAATATAATGTCTTTATTTTTGAATGCAGTATAGCCTTTTTTTACTTTATAAACTTTTCTAGTTTCAAAGCCAATTACTTGCCCATATTCAGAAACTAATGACATTGGAAGAAAACTAATATCTAAATCATCAGGCAAATTTTCTTTCTTCGGATTAACTAACGCAATATCCTTCAACTCAGCAACCTCCCAACCTTTACAATCCTTAAATTGTGGAAATCTCAGTTTCGGATACACTATTGCTTGCTTGCTTGCTTGCTTGCTTGCTTGCTTGCTTGCTTGCTTGCTTGCTTGCTTGCTTGCTTGCTTGCTTGCTTGCTTGCAGGTCATTGTGGCTTGGGAATAATTGCTGCATCAAGCCTTTTTTATGCTGTTTTAGGGCGGCAAGTTTTTGCTCCTGCAATTCAATCAGTTCGTCAAGTGATGACAGGCAATCGGCGATTTTTTGTTGTTCTGTGATTTCAGGTAATGCAATAGATAACGTAGATGCTTGCTTATATGAAATAGACTTTCCATCCCTCAAACTATTATTCAAACTATTTTGAATCTGTTGAATAAAACGTTCTTGCTTAAAATAAATTCGGAAAAAGTAATTGCAAATTTTAATTTTAGGATATAAAACAACATATGCAGGCGATATAATTCCTTCATACTCTGAATATTCGAATCCACCTTCAAATGAACGTAAACTAATAACAAAATCTTTTGGCAATACTAATTTATATCCACTTAAGTTTTTTCTATCACGAATAACAGACTTTTCCATTAATTCATAAGGAATAACGCCTCTATCTTGTGTTGCTGCTAAAACTGTTTTTTCAGGAGTATTTTTCTTACTTCTTTCAGAAAATAATTCTCCTAAGATTTTTTTATCCCACCCCGATGCCATATGAAACTCAGGAAAACGCAACTTGGGTGTGATTTTTTGGCTGTCTTCTTGTTTGTTCATTAATTCTACTCTTTAAATTTGTTTGATTCTAAAAATAACACAAGCCCTTATTTCGAGAAAAGCCTTATTCATAGGCTTTCAATCCTGAAATTTCTTTGCCTTTTGCCATATTTTTAAGCAACGGTACAAGGTCTTCCATTAGTGCCAATTCTTTGATGCGGCGGTCTTTCCAGCCAAGCTCCAAAGGCTCGAGCAGGTCGGTGAGTTTTTCACCGTCAAAAATCATTCGGTTCAGAATCTCGGCAACAAAATCAGACAGTGCTTCACCTGCGATGCCGTGCTTTTCTGAAAGTGCGGCCAGTTTTTCATTGTTTTTTGCCTGTCTGAATGCCTGATAACCTGCTTTGACTTCTTTTTCATTCAGGGCTTCGCCTGCTTTCAGGCTGTCGATATAGGCGATGATGTCGTCTTTTTCTTCCATTAAATCGCTGCTGGCGGCAATCAATTCAACCAGTTGGGTACGGCTCATTTGCTGTTTTTTCGGCTTGCTGCTGTTTTCGGCAATCAGCTTCATAATGTAGTCGTAATCAATAATCGCGGAGGAGAACAGTACAAATTCAAAATCCAGTTGTGCTAATTCAGGGGTAAGCGGTGATTTTTCTTGTACTATTTGCGATTTGATTTTTTGTGCCATATCCAAATACACGCCTTTGAAAGCGCGCTGGGCATCGTTCGGTAAAACGGCTTCAATGGTTTGCTGTTGTTTTTCGCTTAAATCGGTGTATTGCCCCAATTGTGTTTTGAAGCGTTGTACTTCTTTAAACAGGTTGATAAAACCTGCCCGTGCTGTATCACCTTTGAGATTGTAGGCTTCAGATGGTTCGCAAGCTAATCCTTGCGAAGACATAAAATCTTGCAATTGTGTCATCGCATTTTGTAGTTTAGTTATTACGATTTCGGCAGGATCGACAATCCAGATTTCTTTGGCACGGTCTTGGTCTTGCCCCGAAAAGCGTTTGATGGCTTCGTCCACTTGCTCTTGCTGCCCACGAAAGTCCAAAATATTGCCGTAGGGTTTTGCCGCATTCAAAACGCGGTTGGTGCGGGAGAATGCCTGAATCAAGCCGTGATATTTCAGGTTTTTATCCACATACAGCGTGTTTAGGTATTTGCTGTCAAAGCCTGTTAAAAGCATATCCACCACAATTGTGATGTCAATTTTGTCTTGGTGGGGATAGTCTTTGTCAGGGTATTGGTGGTCTTTAATCCGTTTTTGAACATCCTGATAATACAGGTCGAATTCGCCGATACTGTGGTTGGTGCTGTATTGGCGGTTGTAGTCGTCGATAATGGATTTTAATGCGGCTTTTTTGCCATTTGGATCATTTTTGTTGTCCTGCTCTTCTTGCGGTAAATCCGCTTGAATTTGGACAATGTCTTTATTGCCTTCGGCTGGTGGAGAGAAAACGC encodes:
- the serA gene encoding phosphoglycerate dehydrogenase, translated to MTTKVSLDKSKIKFLLLEGVHQSALEVLQNAGYTNIEYHKKALDDEELKAAIKDAHFVGIRSRTFLTADVLAHAQKLIAVGCFCIGTNQVDLNAAKLLGIPVFNAPFSNTRSVAELVLGEILVLMRNVPQANAEVHRGIWNKSAAGSHEVRGKKLGIIGYGHIGSQLSIIAESLGMRVFFYDIENKLPLGNAQQVRSLDELLAMSDVVSLHVPENASTKNLINATRIAQLKEGAILINAARGTVVDIDALAQALESGKVRGAALDVFPEEPASIQEEFVSPLRAFDNVILTPHIGGSTSEAQENIGSEVSGKFVKYSDNGSTLSAVNFPEVSLPEHSGTKRLLHIHHNKPGVLNQINQVFVNANVNIAAQYLQTDPSIGYVVIDVETEETSSLLTQLKEIDGTIRARVLY
- a CDS encoding restriction endonuclease subunit S — protein: MNKQEDSQKITPKLRFPEFHMASGWDKKILGELFSERSKKNTPEKTVLAATQDRGVIPYELMEKSVIRDRKNLSGYKLVLPKDFVISLRSFEGGFEYSEYEGIISPAYVVLYPKIKICNYFFRIYFKQERFIQQIQNSLNNSLRDGKSISYKQASTLSIALPEITEQQKIADCLSSLDELIELQEQKLAALKQHKKGLMQQLFPSHNDLQASKQASKQASKQASKQASKQASKQASNSVSETEISTI
- a CDS encoding AAA family ATPase, yielding MEFQQNFAKIKITMAKNNAPKDDPFKDLVDLNDLARRLRNQQSKCQLIFAHNGTGKTRLSMAFKDIGKQDEQRDTLYFNAFTEDLFFWDNDLENDTDRVLVLNDSSRFFAGMWELELDTRIRPLLQKYVDFDFRISKENCKKGNQEQIERWEVAFFRPENSDDNIKVSRGEEHIFIWCFFLAILQLSLDKQEGSPYEWVKYVYIDDPISSLDDNYAVSVAHNLAIMLKSYKTEDYKVGQDIRFIISTHHGLFFNVLCNELNKAPKYLLSKNDSDQYAFLKLEGDTASLYHVAMLKILKDTLDKDEPIYPYHFNILRNIMEKTANFHGLAGFKKCIQLEDAEFYERLIPVLNHGGYSVFEPKEMLPDNKEKFKTVLKTLLETYPFHSDLTPDSFRETHS
- the rpiA gene encoding ribose-5-phosphate isomerase RpiA, yielding MDQLEMKKQAAKAALKYVKPDTIVGVGSGSTVNCFIEALGAMKNEIKGAVAASKASEELLRKQGIEVFSANEVSSLDIYVDGADEVNPQKMMIKGGGAALTREKIVAALAKKFICIVDKSKQVDVLGSTFALPVEVIPMARSQVARKLVSLGGSPEYREGVVTDNGNVILDVYNFAIMNPVEMEKELNNVAGVVTNGIFALRAADIIIVGTPEGAKIIE
- a CDS encoding restriction endonuclease subunit S, with protein sequence MYPKLRFPQFKDCKGWEVAELKDIALVNPKKENLPDDLDISFLPMSLVSEYGQVIGFETRKVYKVKKGYTAFKNKDIIFAKITPCFENGKAALLNDLENGYGFGSTEFHVIRSQNNCNPNFLFSYLYSDTLLIKGKKSMTGSAGQQRVPAQFFENYIIALPPPEEQQAIANCLSSLDSLISEQNQQICRLKTHKKGLMQQLFPTLQ
- a CDS encoding YbjQ family protein; amino-acid sequence: MIITTTPNVEGKQITEYKQMVFGEVVAGSNFIRDFFAGITDILGGRSGAYESKIARAREEALEELQKNAKRVGANAVVGVEVNYTSITGEGKSMFMIVASGTAVVVR
- a CDS encoding type I restriction-modification system subunit M: MTQEQLNQLGKTLWAIADQLRGAMNADDFRDYMLSFLFLRYLSDNYELAAQKELGKDYPQLADDDRRTPLSVWYGENADFVADFEKQMRRKVHYVIKPEFLWGSVAELARIQSDQLLNTLQQGFKYIENESFESTFGGLFSEINLNSEKLGKNYDKRNDRLVEIVKCIAEGISEFSTDSDALGDAYEYLIAQFASGSGKKAGEFYTPQQVSTVLSRIVTLDSQNPASGNKIKLDNVLDFACGSGSLLLNVRHQMAQNNGHIGKIYGQEKNITTYNLARMNMLLHGVKDTEFSIHHGDSLLNDWDILNETNPAKKLTFDAVIANPPFSYRWEPKEELANDFRFKNYGLAPKSAADFAFLLHGFHFLSDNGTMAIILPHGVLFRSGAEEKIRKKLLKDGHIDTIIGLPANLFYSTGIPVCVLVLKKCKKDDDVLFINAADDFEKGKRQNRLTDEHIDKIVDCYQFRKEEQGYARRVSMQEIEDNGGNLNIARYVSNVVAEPEIDLTANHQNLTALDEKIKAATAKHNAFLSELGLPLLP
- the hemW gene encoding radical SAM family heme chaperone HemW, whose product is MNSLQLPPLSLYIHIPWCVQKCPYCDFNSHAQKGQIPEQEYIQHLLQDLQQDLQHYKHSVQDRTLYSIFIGGGTPSLFSAEGIQQLLSGVEQLIPFKSDIEITLEANPGTAEAERFKGYVKAGVTRISMGIQSFNDDKLKRLGRIHNAQEAKSAVNFAKVSGLKSFNLDLMHGLPNQTLTEALDDLKQAIKLDPPHLSWYQLTIEPNTMFAYRPPVLPDDDELWDIFEQGHQLLTDAGYVQYETSAYAKPDFQCQHNLNYWRFGDYLAIGCGAHGKMSFENGDILRYSKTKHPKGYMRGEYLYEEKHVVAEDRPFEFFMNRFRLLEAVPKAEFIQFTGLREKNIREQIQWALGKNYIVETHHTWQVTKKGKFFLNELLEEFLPK